TGAGGATCGCGGGGCGGTAAAGGGCAATACGCTCAAAGGGCATATTATCCGAGGGCTGGATGATGAACCAAAGAAGATGCTGTACCGGCAGATATTTCTCGATACCGTCCAGTTGGCACGGGTCGTCATGAACATGCCTGATGTCGATCCAGACCGGATCGGCGTTATGGGTGCCAGTCAGGGCGGTGCATTGGCTTTAGCTTGTGCTGCTTTGGAACCCATGATCAAATGCGCTGCTCCAGTATTTCCGTTCCTGTGCGATTACCAACGCACATGGGAGATCGATCTGGCCGAGCATGCTTACGAGGAGCTGCGGGACTATTTTCGCCGGTTCGATCCGCTGCACGCTCGCGAACGGGAGATCTTCACCCGTTTGGGCTACATCGATGTTCAGCACCTCTGCCCTCGAATCCATGCCGAAGTATTCTGGGGCATCGGTTTGATGGATACCATCTGCCCGCCATCGACTCAATTTGCCGCCTATAACAAGATTACTTCTAAAAAATCATTGGCCATTTATCCCGATTACGGTCATGAAAACCTCCCTGGCCATCAAGATCGCGTGTTCCAGTTCATGGCCAAATTGTAATCCAAGGTATTCTTAACTTTTGGACCTAAATCGCAGAGAACGAACATGGATCATTGGGACTGGTCAATCGCGAACCACGATTACCTTCAAAGGACAATCCAAAGATGTCGACAACAGAACATCATTTTGCCGACCTTTGAGCAACTTAGGCATCCGAACCAAATTCCAGAGACCATCCAGCAGCAACTCGAAGCCATTGACCTTCATGCTCTGCATCCGCTGAACCTGTTTCGCATCCATTGGTGCAATGATCCAGTCACTGGACGAATTGGAGGATACAATTATTTTGAAATCCCTCAGGCGATTACTGGCGTACCACCGAGAATTATCGGGCTGGTGGGGAAGCATTTTCCCACTGGGGCGCATAAAGTCGGGGCAACCTTCGGCTGTTTGGTGCCCTATCTTGTCACTGGCCGCTTTAATCCTGATTATCACAAAGCGGTATGGCCATCGACTGGCAATTATTGCCGCGGCGGCGTTTTTAATTCCCGATTGCTTTCCGTCCATGCAGTAGCCATTTTGCCAGAGCAAATGAGCCAAGAACGGTTCGATTGGTTGAGAGATTTGGGGGCAGAGATTTATGCTACGCCCGGATGCGAGAGCAACGTGAAGGAGATCTACGACAGATGCCATGAGCTGGCAGCGAAAAGCGATGCATATTTCATCTTCAATCAGTTTGATCAATTTGGCAATGCGATCTGGCATTATGAGATCACGGGGTATGCGATCGAACAAGTATTTGATCAGATAAAATCTCCAAACCAACGGCTGGCTGGATTTGTGAGCGCGACCGGATCGGCTGGAACAATTGCTGCAGGGGATTATTTGCGCCGCAAATTCTCTTCGATCAAAATATTGGCGGCGGAAGCGCTCCAATGTCCTACTTTGTTGATGAACGGCTTCGGCGCCCATCGGATCGAGGGGATCGGGGACAAACATGTGCCCTGGATCCATAACATCAAAAATCTCGATCTGGTTTGTGCGATTGATGATGACCATCCACTTCGGGTGCTGCGGCTATTCAATGAACCAGCCGGACAGCAATGGCTGACCCACTTAGGCGTGGATCAACAAACGATTCAAAACCTGCCCTTATTGGGGATTTCCTCAATCGCCAATTTGCTCAGCAGCATCAAATTGGCCAAATATTATGAATTCAATGCCAATGACGTGATCTTTACGGTGTTCACCGACTCGGTGGACATGTATCGCTCCCGCTTGCAGGAGCTAACTGCTGCTCGTGGCAGCTACACCATGCAGCAAGCGGAAATAGATTGGAATTGCGTGATCAAAGGACAGGGAATCGATTTTATCAAAGAGCTGACGTATTATGAAAAAAAGACCATTCACCATCTCAAATATTTCACCTGGGTGGAACAGCAGGGCAAAGATGTGGAGGAGCTAAATGCCCAGTGGTACGATGAGGATTACTGGGAGAAACGATTTTCCACTGTCCCGCTCTGGGATCAATTGATCGAAAACTTCAATGCGAAAGTGCGGTCATGCTAGGATTTTATCCCTTCCCGTTTTTCGAAGATGTGCAGAATAGCTATTTTTCTAATTTGGGAATCCGTGCTAAAATCAGAGGATTCGATGGAGCAGATTTATCTATCTCAAGGAAATTTGAGCTGATCATTTTTTATCTTGCAGGATATTTAGCAGATGAAAACACGAACAAGGATGATAAAAAATGCACTGATCAGCTTGGGTGGCAATGACTTGAGATTGGTCGATGTGGTTTTTGCCGATCAGATCGAACAGGTTATCCCGAGAACCGATTGGCCCATCGAGTGGCGCGAAATCGCGACCAAGAAGCGATGGGAGCGCTTCAAGCACAATTTCCCAGTCGGAGCGGCCAATGAAGACATTCCGAGTTATGATGCTGAATTTCTGTTGCTCATGCCTGGAGCCATAGATGCCCATGTTCATTTCAACACCCCAGGGTTCGAGCATCGTGATGATTTTGCACACGGTTCGCTGGCTGCTGCTTGTGGGGGCGTGACGACCGTACTTGACATGCCCTGCACTTCAATCCCCCCGGTCACCTCAGCGAAAAATTTGGAATTGAAGCTTGAGGCGATCAAAGATCAAAGTTGGGTGGATTTCGGTTTATGGGGCGGCATCTCAGGCCGTGATTTCCCAAGCCCTTCGCGCATCCTTCAGCAAATCGAGGAGTTATTCGAGCGCGGCGTGGTTGGCTTCAAAGCATACCTAATCTCTGGTATGGAGACATTCACCGATTTGACCCTCCGCCAGATGGAGATAATTGCAAGTATCTTAGGGGATAGGGGTGCAATTTTAGCGGTCCATGCGGAGGATAAGGCGTTAGTTCAACAGCGACAGCAGGCTTTCGAACGCAAAAATTTAAATACCTGGCAGGCCTATTGCGAGGCTCGCGATGATATTGCTGAGGCCAAAGCGGTAAGACAGCTCATTCAGATAGCGAAACGAACCGGGTGCCGGGTTCATATTGTTCATTTAAGTTCGAAATTAGCGCTGGAGCAGATCGTACTCGCACAGTCAAAGGGCGTGGATATCACCGCTGAAACCTGTCCGCATTATCTCTATTTCACCGAGGATGACTTTAAGAATGACTCGATCGCCAATTACCTCAAGACCGCGCCGCCGGTGAAAAAGGATGAAGATCGCACAGCTCTGTGGCTTGGTTTGGGAGATGGATCTATCGCCTTTGTGACGACGGATCACGCGGGCTGCGATCCCATCAATGAGAAATCATCCTGGAATTTTTGGGAGGTTTATGGGGGAATCCCCGGTGTGGAGCACCGAGTGCCATTTTTGTTCAGCGAAGGTTTCAAAAAGGATCGATTGACGTTAGCGAGGACAATCGAATTGCTTGCGACCA
This genomic stretch from candidate division KSB1 bacterium harbors:
- the pyrC gene encoding dihydroorotase; amino-acid sequence: MKTRTRMIKNALISLGGNDLRLVDVVFADQIEQVIPRTDWPIEWREIATKKRWERFKHNFPVGAANEDIPSYDAEFLLLMPGAIDAHVHFNTPGFEHRDDFAHGSLAAACGGVTTVLDMPCTSIPPVTSAKNLELKLEAIKDQSWVDFGLWGGISGRDFPSPSRILQQIEELFERGVVGFKAYLISGMETFTDLTLRQMEIIASILGDRGAILAVHAEDKALVQQRQQAFERKNLNTWQAYCEARDDIAEAKAVRQLIQIAKRTGCRVHIVHLSSKLALEQIVLAQSKGVDITAETCPHYLYFTEDDFKNDSIANYLKTAPPVKKDEDRTALWLGLGDGSIAFVTTDHAGCDPINEKSSWNFWEVYGGIPGVEHRVPFLFSEGFKKDRLTLARTIELLATNVAETFELDTKGDLSPESDADFALINLWDSQVVKAEHMHSKGKYTPFESVVLNAVVQATFVRGKLVFDRNGRSEVALGYGEQV
- a CDS encoding acetylxylan esterase; translated protein: MPLMFDMPLEQLYSYEGKNPRPADFDRFWDDGVNEVKSIDPKVELVASDFQTEFAECLDLYFTSTEGARIHAKLIRPRKAKMPHPVVLMFHGYAGNAGDWFDKLGYVAQGFTVAAMDCRGQGGQSEDRGAVKGNTLKGHIIRGLDDEPKKMLYRQIFLDTVQLARVVMNMPDVDPDRIGVMGASQGGALALACAALEPMIKCAAPVFPFLCDYQRTWEIDLAEHAYEELRDYFRRFDPLHAREREIFTRLGYIDVQHLCPRIHAEVFWGIGLMDTICPPSTQFAAYNKITSKKSLAIYPDYGHENLPGHQDRVFQFMAKL
- a CDS encoding pyridoxal-phosphate dependent enzyme, yielding MDHWDWSIANHDYLQRTIQRCRQQNIILPTFEQLRHPNQIPETIQQQLEAIDLHALHPLNLFRIHWCNDPVTGRIGGYNYFEIPQAITGVPPRIIGLVGKHFPTGAHKVGATFGCLVPYLVTGRFNPDYHKAVWPSTGNYCRGGVFNSRLLSVHAVAILPEQMSQERFDWLRDLGAEIYATPGCESNVKEIYDRCHELAAKSDAYFIFNQFDQFGNAIWHYEITGYAIEQVFDQIKSPNQRLAGFVSATGSAGTIAAGDYLRRKFSSIKILAAEALQCPTLLMNGFGAHRIEGIGDKHVPWIHNIKNLDLVCAIDDDHPLRVLRLFNEPAGQQWLTHLGVDQQTIQNLPLLGISSIANLLSSIKLAKYYEFNANDVIFTVFTDSVDMYRSRLQELTAARGSYTMQQAEIDWNCVIKGQGIDFIKELTYYEKKTIHHLKYFTWVEQQGKDVEELNAQWYDEDYWEKRFSTVPLWDQLIENFNAKVRSC